acacacacacactcgcaagCTATCGGCCAGCCCGAGAGTATGCAACACTTTCCTCCTCGACTGTCTATGCGCatctttattattaattatgccagcgatttaattaaaaacttaaccaACTGCCGCCTTGAGCGCCGTGGCACTCAACAGCGGTACCGTCTCGTAGCCCACATTGGAGGGCGGACATGGCGTGGCCGTGGGCGTGGCAAGTTCCGATGGATTGCAGCAGAGTTGGCAACTTGCCGGCGCTGCAGCATTTGCGGGGGATGggctaattaaaatgcattgtTTAATGCAAATAATGGATTATATGTATAGTTGCGGAGTTTCCAGTTTCCAGTGTGTTTACTTACATCGTCGTCTGGGGCCTCAAGAGCGACTGGTTGAGCTGCGGTAGGTTCGACAATGCCGGCGCCCAAAGGGCTGCCGCAGGCGGCGCCTTAACGATTTTTGGCCTGGATTCGGCGGGATATTGTTGTTGCGCCTGAATGGGCTTTggcaggagctgctgctgctgtagctCAGGTCGCCCATTGACGCCATTGAACCCGGCCAATATCTGGGGTTGTTGACTCGCCGCGTTTTCATAAACAAAAAAGTGTTGCTCCCCCTGTTGTTGCGGCTGATTTGTGGCCTGTTGTAGCTGCTGTTTGggttgctgcggctgctgctgctgttgctgtggctgctgttgctgtttctgCTGCCAATTTGGCACAGTTTGGCCCACTAACTGAAGCAACAATGGCGCCAACGCTTCGCTGCCCGTGATTTGTTGGAGATGCTGCTGCAGAGCCGCTTCCTCAACCATCTGGCCAGCCGCTGATTC
Above is a genomic segment from Drosophila kikkawai strain 14028-0561.14 chromosome 3R, DkikHiC1v2, whole genome shotgun sequence containing:
- the LOC108075382 gene encoding forkhead box protein P2, with translation MYPNWPVPLHLTLVCLVVVVGQIFAQPLTKNRSPLTIESAAGQMVEEAALQQHLQQITGSEALAPLLLQLVGQTVPNWQQKQQQQPQQQQQQPQQPKQQLQQATNQPQQQGEQHFFVYENAASQQPQILAGFNGVNGRPELQQQQLLPKPIQAQQQYPAESRPKIVKAPPAAALWAPALSNLPQLNQSLLRPQTTIPSPANAAAPASCQLCCNPSELATPTATPCPPSNVGYETVPLLSATALKAAVG